One stretch of Gloeocapsa sp. DLM2.Bin57 DNA includes these proteins:
- a CDS encoding pentapeptide repeat-containing protein, producing the protein MSTSPNSDLETNNHQVTSPEPVKTPQPRESWYLPKLPLKTKIFRPNRSYSRLAILVLGLILMALGLSWKVAWIGLPGAIFSLLLSITIILPGLKAWLLTYLSPDERRTLAGFIGFIFALLGLFNYLGVYRIISGWLDTIKWDEFGSWAEWFGAFGQILIAVLAVYVAWEQYVISRDLTIQQNRITQQQTIDAYFQGVSELALNDEGLLEDWPQERAIAEGRTAAIMSSIDANGKAKVLRFLSQSRLIIPLKRDQQLGRPILDGLGNYAEDRANGIRVISLGVMLAGADLSSQDLRWTDLSEANMVRADLSKTDLVKANLSRTVLYDANLSGADLKSARFFYGSAETATPRSRKYPPNYETGAYTGAVVENADFSNVQNLNREQRYYICAWGGKLTRSTVPGGCEGIPNLLEGE; encoded by the coding sequence ATGAGCACATCACCAAATAGTGACTTAGAAACCAATAATCATCAGGTGACTTCCCCAGAGCCAGTCAAAACCCCTCAACCGAGAGAATCATGGTATTTACCTAAATTACCCCTAAAAACGAAAATATTTAGACCCAATCGCTCTTATTCTCGTCTAGCTATCCTAGTATTGGGTTTAATTCTCATGGCTTTGGGATTAAGTTGGAAGGTAGCTTGGATTGGTTTACCTGGAGCTATTTTTTCCCTGTTATTATCCATAACGATTATTCTACCAGGTTTAAAGGCTTGGTTATTAACTTATCTTAGTCCCGATGAACGTCGCACTTTAGCTGGATTTATTGGTTTTATCTTCGCACTATTAGGATTATTTAACTATCTCGGTGTTTATAGGATAATTAGTGGTTGGCTAGATACGATCAAATGGGATGAATTTGGCTCATGGGCTGAATGGTTTGGAGCGTTTGGACAGATTTTAATCGCTGTATTAGCGGTATATGTGGCTTGGGAACAATATGTTATCTCTCGTGATTTAACGATTCAACAAAATAGAATTACTCAACAACAAACTATCGACGCTTATTTTCAAGGAGTGTCAGAATTAGCACTTAACGATGAAGGATTATTAGAAGATTGGCCCCAAGAAAGAGCGATCGCCGAAGGACGTACCGCAGCGATTATGAGTAGTATCGATGCCAATGGTAAAGCTAAAGTCTTACGGTTTTTGTCTCAATCTCGTCTGATTATCCCTTTAAAAAGAGATCAACAATTAGGAAGACCAATTTTAGACGGTTTAGGTAATTACGCCGAAGATCGCGCCAATGGTATCAGAGTGATTTCCCTAGGAGTAATGTTAGCAGGAGCAGATCTTTCTAGTCAAGATTTGCGCTGGACTGATTTAAGTGAAGCTAATATGGTAAGAGCTGACTTGAGTAAAACTGATTTAGTGAAAGCTAATCTAAGTCGTACTGTACTCTATGACGCTAATCTAAGTGGAGCGGATCTCAAATCCGCTCGTTTTTTCTATGGCTCAGCCGAAACTGCTACCCCTCGTAGTCGTAAATACCCCCCTAATTATGAGACGGGAGCTTATACGGGAGCTGTAGTAGAAAATGCAGACTTTAGTAATGTGCAAAATTTAAACCGTGAACAAAGATATTATATTTGTGCTTGGGGTGGTAAACTAACTAGAAGTACTGTTCCCGGTGGTTGTGAAGGTATTCCTAATCTGTTAGAGGGGGAGTAA